From the genome of Vibrio porteresiae DSM 19223, one region includes:
- a CDS encoding 3'-5' exonuclease: MKPNFKTPSIDWPYKFQAKLKVAKHPLLKEFYAKELPDKNTPLEEIEFLAIDYETTGLNIDKDEIITIGAVPFTLNRIYLNRARHWTVRPRQKLNEDSVIIHGITHSDIMDAPDLSEIIEDVLTLMAGKVMVVHYRKIEREMLDKALRRRIDEGIEFPVIDTMTLEQVIQRRDNGGLWNWFKGKKPQSVRLGQSRQRYNLPPYTPHHALTDAIATAELFQAQIAHHFAAQDTVQSYWL; encoded by the coding sequence ATGAAACCCAATTTTAAAACGCCAAGTATCGACTGGCCCTATAAGTTTCAAGCCAAACTGAAAGTGGCTAAGCATCCGTTACTCAAAGAGTTTTATGCCAAAGAGTTACCGGACAAAAATACCCCCTTAGAGGAAATCGAGTTTCTTGCTATCGACTATGAAACGACCGGGTTGAATATCGACAAAGACGAGATCATCACTATCGGCGCGGTGCCTTTTACGCTAAACCGCATTTATCTTAATCGTGCTCGCCATTGGACGGTACGTCCAAGGCAGAAGCTCAACGAAGATTCGGTGATCATTCATGGCATCACCCATAGTGACATTATGGATGCCCCCGATCTCTCGGAAATCATCGAAGATGTGCTCACCTTGATGGCGGGTAAAGTCATGGTGGTGCACTATCGAAAAATTGAACGGGAGATGTTGGACAAAGCGTTGCGACGTCGTATTGATGAAGGGATTGAGTTTCCCGTCATCGATACCATGACACTCGAACAAGTGATTCAACGGCGTGACAATGGTGGTCTATGGAACTGGTTTAAAGGCAAAAAGCCCCAATCGGTGCGCCTTGGTCAATCACGTCAACGCTACAATTTACCGCCCTACACACCTCATCACGCGTTAACTGATGCGATTGCGACAGCAGAGCTTTTCCAGGCGCAGATTGCCCACCATTTTGCAGCTCAAGATACGGTGCAAAGCTACTGGCTCTGA
- a CDS encoding BCCT family transporter codes for MTKGIDKYSIDNTDYTIGQDNVQKWGFDVHNSVFGISAGLILLFLVATLVTDPETAKTALNGVKTQIINTFDVLFMWSGNIFVIFCLALIVSPYGRIRLGGKEATAEHSFLSWLSMLFAAGMGIGLMFWSVAEPAGYFSGAYGTPLNVAANTPEAAKVALGATMFHWGLHPWAIYGVVALSLAFFCYNKGLPLSIRSIFFPILGDRAWGWAGHIVDILAVLATLFGLATSLGLGAQQAASGIHHVFGIDAGIGLQIVVIIGVTILATISVVRGIDGGVKIISNINMVIAFGLLIAVALIGYSVTFSTIPETLTGYVENIIALSNPHGREDETWMHGWTIFYWAWWISWSPFVGMFIARVSKGRTVREFMIAVLLVPTLVTLIWMSVFGGLAIDQIVHQVGSLGHEGLNDVSLAMFQMFDALPYGDVLSVIGVVLVLVFFITSSDSGSLVIDSITAGGKLDAPVPQRVFWALMEGAIAIALLWIGGSDAIQALQAGAISTALPFTVILLLMCVSLIKGMRTEEF; via the coding sequence ATGACGAAGGGTATCGATAAATACAGTATTGATAATACGGATTACACCATAGGGCAGGATAACGTCCAAAAATGGGGTTTTGATGTCCATAACTCAGTATTCGGCATTAGCGCCGGATTGATTTTGCTATTTTTGGTGGCCACCTTGGTGACGGATCCAGAAACAGCGAAGACAGCCCTTAACGGGGTAAAGACTCAGATCATCAACACTTTTGATGTCTTGTTTATGTGGTCTGGTAATATTTTTGTGATTTTCTGTTTGGCGTTGATTGTCTCGCCTTACGGTCGTATTCGCCTTGGTGGTAAAGAAGCAACAGCAGAACACTCATTCCTATCATGGTTGTCGATGTTATTCGCTGCTGGTATGGGTATCGGTTTGATGTTCTGGAGTGTGGCTGAACCGGCTGGTTATTTCTCTGGTGCTTATGGCACGCCGCTCAATGTAGCAGCTAACACCCCTGAAGCGGCGAAAGTCGCTCTGGGTGCAACCATGTTCCATTGGGGTTTACACCCTTGGGCTATTTACGGTGTGGTTGCGTTATCCTTGGCATTTTTCTGTTACAACAAAGGCTTGCCGCTTTCGATTCGCTCCATCTTTTTCCCAATTCTTGGCGACCGTGCTTGGGGCTGGGCAGGTCATATCGTTGATATCCTAGCGGTTCTAGCCACCTTGTTTGGCTTAGCAACATCGTTAGGCTTAGGCGCACAACAGGCTGCAAGTGGTATTCACCATGTATTCGGTATCGATGCTGGTATCGGCTTACAAATTGTGGTGATCATTGGTGTCACGATTTTGGCGACGATCTCCGTGGTACGTGGTATTGATGGTGGGGTGAAAATCATCTCTAACATCAATATGGTGATTGCCTTTGGTTTATTAATCGCAGTGGCGTTAATTGGTTATTCAGTGACCTTTAGCACCATTCCAGAAACCTTAACGGGTTACGTAGAAAACATCATTGCCTTGAGTAATCCTCATGGTCGTGAAGATGAAACTTGGATGCACGGTTGGACAATCTTCTACTGGGCATGGTGGATTTCATGGTCACCATTCGTGGGTATGTTCATTGCACGCGTTTCGAAAGGTCGTACTGTACGTGAATTTATGATTGCTGTGCTTTTGGTACCAACCTTAGTGACTCTGATTTGGATGTCGGTATTTGGTGGCCTAGCTATCGACCAGATTGTTCATCAAGTGGGTTCACTTGGTCACGAAGGTCTCAATGACGTTTCGCTGGCAATGTTCCAAATGTTTGATGCTCTGCCTTATGGCGACGTACTTTCAGTGATTGGTGTCGTGCTCGTATTGGTGTTCTTTATTACCTCATCGGACTCAGGTTCGCTGGTGATCGACAGTATTACCGCTGGTGGTAAATTGGATGCGCCAGTTCCACAACGAGTATTTTGGGCATTGATGGAAGGGGCGATTGCGATTGCATTGCTTTGGATTGGTGGTAGTGATGCGATTCAAGCACTCCAAGCCGGCGCTATCTCTACCGCACTGCCGTTTACCGTGATTCTATTGCTGATGTGTGTCAGCTTGATCAAAGGGATGCGCACCGAAGAGTTCTAA
- a CDS encoding MarR family winged helix-turn-helix transcriptional regulator — MEKHEEVLVAIRQIIRAIDLHSKQLSKHAGLTGPQLILMRSIDSLGQVTIRELSKHTNMSQATATTILDRLERNGYVTRVRSESDKRKVHAYLTDEGRSLLAKAPQPLQDNFVERFQKLDDWEQTLLLSSVQRLSAMMNAEKIDVAPMLEIGSISKHED, encoded by the coding sequence TTGGAAAAACATGAAGAAGTTCTGGTTGCCATCCGCCAGATCATCCGCGCCATCGATTTACACTCAAAACAGTTGAGTAAACACGCTGGTTTAACCGGACCGCAGCTTATTTTAATGCGTTCGATTGACTCACTAGGTCAAGTGACCATTCGTGAGTTGTCGAAACACACCAATATGAGCCAAGCGACAGCGACCACCATCCTGGATCGCCTAGAAAGAAATGGCTACGTTACACGCGTACGCAGTGAATCAGACAAACGTAAAGTGCACGCTTACTTGACTGATGAAGGACGTTCGTTATTGGCTAAAGCACCACAGCCGCTCCAAGACAATTTCGTGGAACGTTTCCAGAAATTAGATGATTGGGAACAGACGCTACTGCTCTCTTCTGTACAGCGCCTTTCAGCAATGATGAACGCCGAGAAAATTGATGTTGCGCCGATGCTCGAAATTGGCAGTATTTCAAAGCACGAAGATTAA
- a CDS encoding methyl-accepting chemotaxis protein, with amino-acid sequence MQLSLKQKLIGVSLSAVFLVAGILTWLSISHINKQTMHDLQLRATTVVDRFAKGISDWADQRRQVTLTVNDYIQQPNLSSYLAQASKGGNIFEVYYGTEQGEMIRSVPKPMPEGYDPRARGWYKDAHAANTQIITAAYRGSSSQKMMITIAQPVYQNGQFTGVVGSDVLIDQMVDDIVNVDAGKNTQALLIDARDGILLAHKNADLRLKSTDKIDPQLTLSTISNAAQQHKMLSIDVDGASKFFFFKKIENTPWIFGLELDEKTEFSAQSSLVTSLVIAVVILTIFAVIVVSWLVSFLTADLVRVSDALGEIASGEGDLTQRLEPRSDDEVGKLAANFNIFVGNMHAMVTQLSKISSALNTEAKTTASHAKERNSRIRVQQDEINMVATAINEMAAATQEIAGNADNTASHASEVVMASVDGAAQVAQSQQSIDKLAKEVQNATVVIQELEAHAANISTILSTIQGISEQTNLLALNAAIEAARAGEQGRGFAVVADEVRVLSQRTNASTQEIQTMIDTLQSTTAKAVTMMKASGDLSATSVEDAISAAASLTQIQHAVESISDMATQIASAAEEQALVTSEITRNTEGIRNVSNELAEDAHEAQAQAASLSDLSHQLDNEIKRFKL; translated from the coding sequence ATGCAACTATCTCTAAAACAGAAATTGATCGGAGTTAGTCTTTCCGCTGTATTTTTGGTGGCTGGTATTTTGACATGGTTGTCAATCTCTCACATCAATAAGCAGACGATGCACGACCTTCAATTGCGGGCTACAACCGTAGTTGATAGGTTTGCGAAAGGGATATCCGATTGGGCCGATCAACGTCGCCAAGTCACCTTAACCGTCAATGATTATATTCAACAACCAAACCTTTCTTCTTATCTAGCCCAAGCATCTAAGGGCGGCAACATTTTCGAGGTTTATTACGGTACTGAGCAGGGAGAGATGATTCGCTCTGTTCCTAAGCCGATGCCAGAGGGATACGATCCTCGAGCTCGTGGTTGGTATAAAGATGCTCATGCTGCTAATACACAGATCATCACTGCGGCATACCGAGGTTCTAGCAGCCAGAAGATGATGATTACGATTGCTCAACCAGTTTACCAAAATGGTCAATTTACCGGTGTGGTTGGCTCTGATGTGTTAATCGATCAAATGGTTGACGACATTGTTAATGTGGATGCAGGTAAGAATACGCAAGCGTTATTAATCGATGCGCGTGATGGTATATTGCTTGCTCACAAGAATGCCGACCTGCGCCTTAAGTCCACGGATAAAATTGACCCTCAGTTAACTCTCAGCACGATTTCCAATGCAGCTCAGCAACATAAGATGTTATCAATCGATGTTGATGGCGCGAGTAAGTTTTTCTTTTTCAAAAAGATTGAAAATACCCCATGGATTTTCGGCTTAGAGTTGGATGAAAAAACAGAGTTTAGTGCGCAAAGTTCGTTAGTGACTTCTTTAGTGATTGCAGTTGTCATTCTTACGATTTTTGCTGTCATTGTAGTTTCTTGGCTCGTAAGTTTCTTGACCGCAGACTTAGTGCGCGTTTCTGATGCTCTGGGTGAAATCGCCTCTGGAGAAGGGGACTTAACCCAACGCCTAGAGCCTCGTAGCGACGATGAAGTCGGTAAGCTTGCGGCGAACTTCAATATCTTTGTTGGCAATATGCACGCCATGGTCACTCAGTTGAGCAAGATCTCGTCAGCACTGAATACTGAAGCGAAGACAACAGCCAGCCATGCCAAAGAGCGCAACTCTCGTATTCGTGTTCAGCAAGATGAAATCAATATGGTGGCAACAGCAATCAATGAGATGGCTGCTGCGACCCAAGAGATTGCAGGCAACGCAGATAATACGGCAAGCCATGCTTCTGAAGTGGTTATGGCATCGGTCGATGGCGCTGCGCAAGTGGCTCAAAGTCAACAATCTATTGATAAATTGGCGAAAGAGGTACAAAACGCGACGGTTGTTATCCAAGAGCTTGAAGCGCATGCTGCAAACATCAGTACGATTTTGTCGACGATTCAAGGCATTTCTGAGCAAACCAACTTGCTTGCGCTTAACGCAGCGATTGAAGCGGCGCGAGCTGGCGAGCAAGGGCGTGGTTTTGCTGTGGTTGCCGATGAAGTTCGCGTTCTCAGTCAGCGTACTAATGCGTCGACTCAAGAGATACAAACCATGATTGATACCCTGCAGAGCACGACAGCAAAAGCGGTTACCATGATGAAAGCCAGTGGTGATCTGTCGGCGACTTCTGTCGAAGATGCGATTTCTGCGGCAGCGAGCTTGACTCAGATTCAGCATGCGGTTGAGAGCATTAGCGATATGGCGACTCAAATAGCCTCTGCGGCAGAGGAGCAAGCTCTGGTGACCTCTGAAATCACCCGCAACACGGAAGGAATTCGTAATGTGTCTAATGAATTAGCGGAAGATGCCCACGAAGCACAAGCACAAGCTGCTTCTCTATCGGATCTCTCCCATCAATTAGACAACGAGATTAAACGCTTTAAACTTTAA
- a CDS encoding amino acid aminotransferase: MFEKIVAAPADPILGLTEEFKKDPRADKINLGAGIYKNEAGETPVLATVKKAEAALLDNEKTKSYLSIEGMADYGLAVQKLLFGADSAIVTEHLAKTAQAPGGTGALRIAGEFIKRQLGDVKIWISNPTWANHHSVFKSAGLEIAEYTYYNAQTKAKDFPAMLADLEQAQAGDVVLLHGCCHNPTGIDPTIEEWETLAKLIAAKGLLPLFDFAYQGFAKGVEEDAAGLRLFTQYNPEILVASSFSKNFGLYNERVGAFTLVAKNADTAAQAFSQAKAIIRSIYSNPPAHGAAVVTHILNDVALRAEWEQEVAEMRERIHEMRSLFVNTLKEQGVTADFSFIERQNGMFSFSGLNKEQVQRLKAEFGIYIVGSGRISVAGMTKANMLPLCQGIAAVL, from the coding sequence ATGTTTGAAAAAATTGTCGCGGCTCCGGCAGACCCAATTCTTGGTTTGACTGAAGAGTTCAAAAAAGACCCTCGTGCAGACAAAATTAACCTGGGCGCAGGTATCTATAAGAACGAAGCGGGTGAAACTCCTGTTTTAGCGACAGTGAAGAAGGCAGAAGCTGCCCTGTTAGATAACGAAAAAACCAAATCTTATCTAAGCATTGAAGGGATGGCTGATTACGGTCTAGCGGTGCAAAAACTGCTGTTTGGTGCAGACTCAGCGATCGTTACTGAACACCTAGCAAAAACCGCTCAAGCACCTGGTGGTACTGGCGCGCTACGTATCGCTGGTGAATTCATTAAACGCCAACTGGGCGATGTGAAAATTTGGATCAGCAACCCAACTTGGGCCAACCACCATTCTGTGTTTAAGAGTGCTGGATTAGAAATCGCTGAATACACCTATTACAACGCACAAACCAAAGCAAAAGATTTTCCAGCAATGCTGGCAGACCTTGAACAAGCCCAAGCGGGTGACGTCGTGCTATTGCACGGCTGCTGTCATAACCCAACTGGTATCGATCCAACCATCGAAGAGTGGGAAACCCTAGCTAAACTTATCGCAGCAAAAGGTTTGTTACCACTGTTCGACTTCGCTTACCAAGGCTTTGCTAAAGGTGTTGAAGAAGATGCAGCAGGCCTTCGCCTGTTTACTCAATACAACCCAGAAATTTTAGTAGCAAGTTCGTTCTCGAAAAACTTCGGTTTGTACAACGAACGTGTGGGCGCATTTACGCTCGTGGCGAAAAATGCCGACACCGCAGCACAAGCGTTTTCACAAGCAAAAGCAATTATTCGTTCTATCTACTCTAACCCACCTGCTCACGGTGCTGCAGTCGTTACCCATATTCTTAACGATGTTGCGCTTCGTGCTGAATGGGAACAAGAAGTGGCTGAAATGCGCGAACGTATTCACGAAATGCGTAGCCTATTTGTGAACACTCTGAAAGAACAAGGTGTTACCGCTGACTTTAGCTTTATCGAACGTCAAAACGGTATGTTCTCATTCTCAGGTTTGAACAAAGAGCAAGTACAACGTTTGAAAGCAGAATTTGGTATTTACATCGTTGGCTCTGGCCGTATCAGCGTTGCTGGTATGACCAAAGCAAACATGCTACCACTTTGCCAAGGTATTGCTGCGGTTCTTTAA
- a CDS encoding DUF294 nucleotidyltransferase-like domain-containing protein translates to MEAELLEIKNFLSQYPPFNELPEETLEEVAQNIEIAYYRQDTPIIHFGDYIEDLYVIRSGVVELYRRKGELYNRMTEGDIFGQMGLLTNNKVRFPVTAIEDTLVYCIPNAVFQKLYDEFDVFADFVEVDNHARLRHAISSKSEENDLTTVKAKTLLTGAAPFVYKNATIQETAIKMAEENISSVLIIDPDIMDDNEDEASPIIGIITDRDLCRRVLVAGINHDECVSEVMTSEVISLDHNAYVYEAMLTMLRYNVHHLPILKERNPIGIIEITDIVRYESQNSLLLVSSIFQQHNIDDLAQVAAQVKSSFVRMVNEDANSHMVGTAMSTIGRSFKQRIIELAEENLGPAPIPYCFLALGSMGRDEQLVVTDQDNAIILDDTYDEKLHGQYFADFAKFICDGLDKCGYTYCTGDIMATNPMWRMTRREWEACFADWIDDPNPKALLNASIFFDLDGVAGKLKWAEQLNGFIVRRARRNNRFLACLARNALNRTPPLGFFKSFVMEKDGRHNNSINLKRRGTAPLADLIRVHALAVGSRAKNSFERLDDIIAAGILPKGRGEDLRDALEFISMVRIRHQAFDVEQDQEPDNNIEPENLSDFERRNLKDAFQILSSAQNFLKFRYQAGNALK, encoded by the coding sequence ATGGAAGCCGAGCTGCTAGAAATCAAAAACTTTCTCAGCCAATACCCCCCTTTTAACGAACTTCCCGAAGAAACGCTCGAAGAAGTCGCCCAGAATATCGAGATAGCCTACTATCGCCAAGATACTCCGATCATCCATTTCGGCGACTACATTGAAGATCTCTATGTGATCCGTAGTGGCGTAGTTGAACTCTATCGCCGTAAAGGAGAACTCTATAACCGTATGACCGAAGGCGACATTTTTGGTCAGATGGGACTCCTCACCAACAATAAAGTGCGCTTTCCCGTCACGGCGATAGAAGACACCTTGGTGTATTGCATTCCCAATGCCGTGTTTCAAAAACTCTACGATGAATTTGATGTGTTTGCTGACTTTGTTGAAGTCGATAATCACGCTAGGTTGCGCCACGCCATCTCAAGCAAAAGCGAAGAGAATGACCTCACCACTGTAAAAGCCAAAACCTTGCTCACTGGTGCTGCCCCATTTGTTTATAAAAATGCGACCATTCAAGAAACGGCCATCAAGATGGCGGAAGAGAACATCTCTTCCGTGCTGATTATCGACCCAGATATCATGGACGATAACGAAGATGAAGCATCGCCAATCATCGGTATCATTACCGATCGCGACTTGTGTCGTCGGGTTTTGGTCGCAGGGATCAATCATGATGAGTGTGTCAGCGAAGTGATGACCTCAGAAGTGATCTCACTGGACCATAACGCCTATGTATACGAAGCCATGCTGACCATGCTGCGTTATAACGTGCACCACTTGCCGATTCTTAAAGAACGCAACCCTATCGGCATTATTGAAATAACCGATATCGTTCGTTACGAATCGCAAAACTCGCTGCTGTTAGTAAGCAGTATTTTCCAACAGCACAACATTGACGATTTGGCCCAAGTCGCCGCTCAAGTAAAAAGTAGCTTTGTGCGTATGGTTAACGAAGATGCCAATAGCCACATGGTTGGCACCGCAATGTCGACCATTGGACGAAGCTTCAAACAGCGCATTATCGAGTTAGCAGAAGAAAATTTAGGCCCCGCCCCTATTCCCTATTGCTTCCTCGCTTTAGGTTCGATGGGGCGTGATGAACAGCTCGTCGTCACCGACCAAGATAATGCGATCATCCTTGATGATACCTACGATGAAAAACTGCATGGCCAGTATTTTGCCGACTTTGCCAAGTTCATTTGTGATGGTCTGGATAAATGCGGTTACACCTATTGTACCGGCGATATTATGGCGACCAACCCGATGTGGCGTATGACTCGTCGCGAATGGGAAGCCTGCTTTGCTGATTGGATTGATGATCCCAATCCTAAAGCGCTATTGAATGCCTCGATCTTTTTTGACCTAGATGGTGTGGCGGGCAAACTCAAATGGGCCGAGCAACTTAACGGCTTTATCGTGCGTCGAGCGCGTCGTAATAATCGCTTCCTTGCTTGTTTGGCACGTAATGCCCTAAATCGCACTCCACCGCTGGGCTTTTTCAAAAGCTTCGTGATGGAAAAAGATGGTCGTCATAATAATTCGATCAATCTTAAACGCCGCGGAACTGCGCCGCTGGCGGATCTGATTCGCGTCCATGCGCTCGCGGTTGGATCACGGGCGAAGAACTCCTTTGAACGCCTCGATGATATTATTGCCGCAGGTATTTTGCCTAAAGGTCGCGGCGAAGATTTACGCGATGCATTGGAATTTATCTCGATGGTGCGTATTCGCCACCAAGCCTTTGATGTTGAGCAAGACCAAGAACCGGACAACAATATCGAACCAGAGAACCTCTCTGACTTTGAACGCCGTAACTTAAAAGATGCTTTTCAGATTTTAAGTAGCGCGCAAAACTTCCTGAAGTTTCGCTATCAAGCGGGCAATGCGCTTAAGTAA
- a CDS encoding methyl-accepting chemotaxis protein, which produces MKLSLKQKLILASFAAVVLMAVALTWLAASQLKQETQSNVQLRAQGIAATATKGISDWIGQNAYIVAAAEENVNDAQWLTFLKQTRKAGGFDDVYFGTVDGEMRRSLQERNKAGYDPRTRGWYQDAQRAGKQIITEAYKDAITGALMVTIAEPITVNGQFKGVLGADVLIDQLVSNVINIKAGNHAQAMLIDGTNGTLLAHTDKNLLLKATTDFDASLTMNRINQAISTNDLMPFEINGSDKLVYFTHVNGTPWIMAVALDRESEYAAYDSMLTRLVLVALLITLIVIVAVYSLVNVLTKDLIRVSKALEEIASGDGDLTQRLEPRSDDEVGRLAKNFNVFVSNMHSMMTTLSDISSSLTTQARGTAQHAEERSARIRVQQDEINMVATAINEMAAATKEIAGNADHTASSANEAVGAAVHGTTQVTQTQTSIANLADEVVVATGVIEDLQNHASSISTILSTIQDIAEQTNLLALNAAIEAARAGEQGRGFAVVADEVRILSQRTHQSTKEIQSMIETLQSTTNKAVGIMTDSRKLSDTSVDDATEASASLTQIQKAVEMISDMATQIASAAEEQASVTSEITRNTEGIRDVSDELANDAHEAAKQATGLSDLSHQLHEQIRRFKI; this is translated from the coding sequence ATGAAACTATCATTAAAACAAAAATTGATACTTGCTAGCTTCGCTGCTGTGGTGTTAATGGCAGTAGCCTTAACTTGGCTTGCAGCGTCACAACTTAAGCAAGAAACACAAAGCAATGTGCAACTTAGAGCGCAAGGTATCGCAGCAACTGCGACGAAAGGCATCTCTGACTGGATCGGTCAAAACGCGTATATCGTGGCTGCAGCAGAAGAGAACGTAAATGACGCACAATGGCTTACCTTTTTAAAACAAACTCGTAAAGCGGGTGGTTTTGATGATGTCTACTTTGGCACCGTCGATGGTGAAATGCGCCGTTCTTTGCAAGAGCGTAATAAAGCCGGTTATGACCCACGTACTCGTGGTTGGTATCAAGACGCACAACGAGCTGGCAAACAGATCATTACCGAAGCTTATAAAGATGCAATCACTGGCGCTTTGATGGTGACCATCGCTGAGCCAATTACTGTCAATGGTCAGTTTAAAGGCGTACTGGGTGCGGACGTTCTGATCGATCAATTGGTTAGCAACGTTATCAACATCAAAGCAGGTAACCACGCTCAAGCCATGTTGATTGATGGAACCAACGGCACGTTGCTGGCGCACACCGATAAAAACCTCCTGTTAAAAGCGACCACCGACTTTGATGCATCATTGACCATGAACCGCATTAACCAGGCGATCAGCACGAATGATTTGATGCCATTTGAAATCAATGGTTCAGACAAGCTGGTTTACTTTACTCACGTTAATGGTACACCTTGGATTATGGCTGTCGCCCTTGACCGAGAAAGTGAATATGCCGCCTACGACAGCATGCTAACGCGTCTAGTGTTAGTGGCGCTGTTGATTACCCTCATCGTGATTGTTGCCGTTTACTCACTGGTCAACGTGCTGACGAAAGATTTGATTCGCGTCTCTAAAGCACTGGAAGAGATCGCTTCTGGTGATGGCGACTTAACTCAACGCCTAGAACCTCGTAGCGATGATGAAGTGGGGCGTTTGGCGAAGAACTTCAACGTGTTTGTGAGTAACATGCACAGTATGATGACCACGCTAAGTGACATCTCAAGTTCTCTGACTACCCAAGCTCGTGGCACTGCGCAGCATGCAGAAGAGCGCAGCGCACGCATTCGTGTGCAGCAAGATGAGATCAATATGGTCGCAACGGCAATTAACGAAATGGCCGCAGCAACCAAAGAGATCGCTGGCAACGCGGACCATACCGCAAGCAGTGCGAATGAGGCCGTTGGCGCAGCAGTGCATGGCACAACGCAAGTGACACAAACGCAAACTTCAATTGCCAACTTGGCCGATGAGGTTGTGGTCGCCACTGGTGTTATCGAAGATCTGCAAAATCATGCTTCAAGCATCAGCACCATTTTGTCTACGATTCAAGACATTGCCGAGCAGACCAACTTACTTGCATTGAACGCAGCGATTGAAGCTGCGCGTGCCGGTGAACAAGGTCGTGGTTTTGCGGTGGTGGCAGATGAAGTGCGTATCTTAAGTCAACGTACTCATCAGTCGACGAAAGAGATTCAAAGTATGATTGAAACCCTTCAATCAACCACCAATAAAGCAGTGGGCATCATGACGGACAGTCGCAAACTGTCTGACACTTCTGTCGATGATGCAACGGAAGCTTCTGCCAGCTTAACCCAAATTCAAAAAGCGGTTGAGATGATCAGCGACATGGCAACCCAAATTGCCTCAGCAGCAGAAGAGCAAGCGTCAGTAACATCGGAGATTACGCGCAATACGGAAGGTATCCGTGATGTGTCTGACGAGCTGGCGAACGATGCGCATGAAGCAGCAAAACAGGCGACTGGTCTTTCAGATTTGTCCCATCAACTGCACGAACAAATCCGCCGTTTTAAAATCTAA